One region of Rhodocaloribacter litoris genomic DNA includes:
- a CDS encoding TonB-dependent receptor, translated as MLRLLVSFAVSLLFLALPARAQTLEGRVTDAETGAPLAGANVFVPALQTGTATNEDGRYRLDLGRTGTYRILFRFLGFQSETYTVTLADGVTRLDVALYPTAIETAPITVTAKAQASDILSTPQAVSVVEGAELARLRGTSAFDALEATAGVRLLRTGPGLAKPMVRGLTSQRVVVVQNGIRQEGQQWGDEHAPELDAFDVERLEVVKGPASLLYGSDALGGVVHAASGDLFAVRRPLEGTVGLQAMSNTQQGAGHARLGGRQGSYAYEGTLTLRRAGNYETPDGVVPNTGLKETSAALRLGRTLPTGHLVAEYQRFDAKLGLFEAEEHEGEAHEGEEEHLAEAGRYDINLPYQSVEHDRVRLALEHRFDLHRFEFDAAWQQNRRKEFEEHHDHEEAGGKTRSILTGEADEPALFLRLNTVTADARFHHRPIGRMYGTFGVSGFFQKNETLAEETLIPGAITWDAAAYVTEEWLLDRLTVSAGLRYDHRRLEVEDNADLGVTAQTRTYDALSGAVGLAWQPATGLSLAFNAGRAWRAPALIELFGNGVHEGTIRFERGRADLDVEQSLSLDATVRWLTRHLYVEATGYLNHIDGYIFPRRTDAVDPESGYFIYQYDQADARLWGLELRADLHPHPLDFLHLHLSGDLARARNLDTDTWLPFTPPARVRIEAALEQEAAGPFHDVELRLGPVLVARQDRVDVNELPTDGYTVWNLSLGAVAEAGGVTLRPLLAVDNLFDTAYLDHLSRYRPFGVLAPGRNVRFQLGVSF; from the coding sequence ATGCTTCGCCTCCTTGTATCCTTCGCCGTATCCCTGCTTTTCCTGGCCCTGCCCGCCCGCGCCCAGACCCTCGAAGGGCGCGTCACCGACGCCGAGACCGGCGCCCCCCTGGCCGGAGCCAACGTCTTCGTCCCCGCCCTGCAGACCGGCACGGCCACCAACGAGGACGGCCGCTACCGGCTCGACCTGGGCCGGACCGGCACCTACCGCATCCTCTTTCGCTTTCTCGGCTTCCAGTCCGAGACCTACACCGTCACCCTGGCCGATGGCGTCACCCGGCTCGACGTGGCCCTGTACCCGACGGCCATCGAGACGGCGCCGATCACCGTGACCGCCAAGGCACAGGCCTCCGATATCCTCTCGACGCCCCAGGCCGTTTCCGTCGTGGAGGGGGCCGAGCTGGCGCGGCTGCGCGGGACCTCGGCCTTCGACGCCCTGGAGGCCACCGCCGGCGTGCGCCTGCTGCGCACGGGCCCCGGCCTCGCCAAGCCCATGGTGCGCGGGCTGACGTCGCAGCGGGTGGTCGTCGTGCAGAACGGCATCCGCCAGGAGGGCCAGCAGTGGGGCGACGAGCACGCGCCCGAGCTGGACGCCTTCGACGTCGAGCGACTGGAGGTGGTCAAGGGGCCGGCGAGCCTGCTCTACGGCTCCGACGCCCTGGGCGGGGTGGTGCACGCGGCCAGCGGCGACCTGTTCGCAGTTCGCCGGCCGCTCGAAGGCACGGTGGGGCTGCAGGCGATGAGCAATACACAACAGGGCGCGGGTCACGCCCGCCTCGGCGGCCGGCAGGGGTCCTATGCCTACGAGGGCACGCTCACGCTGCGCCGCGCGGGCAACTATGAGACGCCGGACGGGGTCGTGCCCAACACCGGCCTCAAAGAGACCAGCGCCGCCCTCCGGCTGGGCCGCACCCTGCCCACCGGCCACCTCGTCGCCGAATACCAGCGCTTCGACGCCAAGCTGGGGCTCTTCGAAGCCGAAGAGCATGAGGGCGAAGCGCATGAGGGCGAAGAAGAGCATCTGGCAGAAGCCGGACGGTACGACATCAACCTGCCCTACCAGTCCGTCGAGCACGACCGGGTGCGCCTGGCCCTCGAACACCGCTTCGACCTGCACCGCTTCGAGTTCGATGCCGCCTGGCAGCAGAACCGGCGGAAGGAGTTCGAGGAGCACCATGACCACGAAGAAGCCGGCGGCAAAACACGCAGCATCCTCACTGGAGAAGCCGACGAACCCGCGCTGTTCCTCCGCCTGAACACCGTCACGGCCGACGCCCGCTTCCACCACCGGCCCATCGGGCGGATGTACGGCACCTTCGGCGTGAGCGGGTTCTTCCAGAAAAACGAGACGCTCGCCGAGGAGACCCTCATCCCCGGCGCCATCACGTGGGACGCCGCCGCGTACGTGACGGAGGAATGGCTGCTCGACCGGCTGACCGTCAGCGCCGGCCTGCGCTACGACCACCGGCGCCTGGAGGTGGAGGACAACGCCGACCTGGGCGTGACGGCGCAAACGCGCACCTACGATGCCCTCTCCGGCGCCGTGGGGCTGGCCTGGCAGCCGGCCACCGGCCTCTCGCTGGCCTTCAACGCGGGACGGGCCTGGCGAGCCCCCGCCCTCATCGAGCTCTTCGGCAACGGCGTCCACGAGGGCACCATCCGCTTCGAGCGCGGCCGCGCCGACCTGGACGTGGAGCAGAGCCTCAGCCTCGACGCCACCGTGCGCTGGCTCACCCGCCACCTCTACGTCGAGGCCACGGGCTACCTCAACCACATCGACGGCTACATCTTCCCCCGCCGCACCGACGCCGTCGATCCCGAGTCCGGCTACTTCATCTACCAGTACGACCAGGCCGACGCCCGCCTCTGGGGGCTGGAACTCCGGGCCGACCTGCACCCGCACCCGCTCGACTTCCTCCACCTCCACCTCTCGGGCGACCTGGCCCGGGCCCGCAACCTCGACACGGACACCTGGCTGCCGTTCACGCCGCCGGCCCGGGTGCGCATCGAGGCCGCGCTGGAACAGGAGGCGGCCGGCCCCTTCCACGACGTCGAGCTGCGCCTGGGACCGGTGCTGGTGGCCCGCCAGGACCGCGTGGATGTGAATGAACTGCCCACGGACGGCTACACCGTCTGGAACCTGTCGCTCGGCGCTGTTGCCGAGGCAGGCGGCGTCACCCTCCGTCCCCTCCTGGCCGTCGACAACCTGTTCGACACCGCCTACCTCGACCACCTGAGCCGCTACCGCCCCTTCGGCGTCCTGGCGCCCGGCCGCAACGTGCGCTTCCAGCTCGGCGTATCGTTCTGA
- a CDS encoding M28 family peptidase, whose translation MQTRILTAGSLWAVLLMLITGTACAQDADDAPPATTNRTPTVFDAPAIVQRYQATITPEDLAAHLYLFASDFFEGRETTTRGQKLAAHYLAAQYRKMGLAPKGTVATDDPLAPEAYFQPFTVHGRRLKKAELAVKVGGATVATSTFAPPAYDADAFLSFGGAPEVSAGVVFAGYGIADDGLGYNDYAALEAQGIAYQDRWLLILRDEPLRDAETSRLPTEDGKPSAWTTGGSTKLRYLFRAGMPKGILIVGDVGPRAEKSVAGQAAEAAGRTSVGSLSLEPQGGGFRFPPVYIISSDLADRLLAPTGRTVAEVKAEIDAHLAPVVFAVEDVTVESRIEHEAFQAQTENVLAFIEGTDPLLKDEVVVLSSHYDHVGMTSGEGDTIYNGADDDGSGTVAILEIAEAFARARADGYGPRRSILFLNVSGEEKGLLGSAYYADEEPVLPLEKTVTNLNIDMIGRRDPTYPGNQPDNYVYIIGSNLISQELHDLNARVNEVTGLKLDLHERFNSKDDPNQFYRRSDHWNFGKHNIPFIFYFNGTHEDYHGLDDEPDKIDYPQLARRAQLIFATAWQVANQDKRPAVSGKGFN comes from the coding sequence ATGCAAACCCGAATCCTGACCGCCGGAAGCCTGTGGGCGGTCCTGCTGATGCTGATCACCGGCACAGCCTGCGCCCAGGATGCCGACGACGCCCCCCCGGCGACGACCAACCGGACACCGACCGTCTTCGACGCCCCGGCGATCGTGCAGCGCTATCAGGCCACCATCACACCGGAAGACCTGGCGGCCCACCTGTACCTGTTCGCCTCCGACTTCTTCGAGGGGCGGGAGACGACCACGCGCGGGCAGAAGCTGGCCGCCCACTACCTGGCCGCGCAGTACCGCAAGATGGGCCTGGCCCCGAAAGGCACCGTCGCCACCGACGACCCGCTCGCACCGGAAGCCTACTTCCAGCCCTTCACCGTCCACGGCCGGCGGCTGAAGAAGGCCGAACTGGCCGTGAAGGTCGGCGGCGCGACCGTGGCGACGAGCACGTTCGCCCCGCCCGCCTATGATGCCGACGCCTTCCTGTCCTTCGGCGGCGCGCCCGAAGTCAGCGCCGGCGTGGTCTTCGCCGGCTACGGCATCGCCGACGACGGCCTCGGCTACAACGACTACGCCGCCCTCGAGGCGCAGGGCATCGCCTACCAGGATCGCTGGCTCCTGATCCTCCGCGACGAGCCGCTCCGCGACGCGGAGACGAGCCGGCTACCCACCGAAGACGGCAAGCCCTCCGCCTGGACGACCGGCGGCAGCACGAAGCTCCGCTACCTGTTCCGTGCCGGCATGCCGAAAGGCATCCTCATCGTCGGCGACGTCGGCCCCCGCGCCGAGAAGAGCGTGGCCGGCCAGGCCGCCGAGGCCGCCGGACGCACCAGCGTCGGCAGCCTGTCGCTCGAACCCCAGGGCGGCGGTTTCCGCTTCCCTCCCGTCTACATCATCTCCTCCGACCTGGCCGACCGCCTGCTGGCCCCTACCGGCCGCACCGTGGCCGAGGTGAAGGCCGAGATCGATGCCCACCTCGCGCCCGTCGTCTTCGCCGTCGAGGACGTCACCGTCGAGAGCCGGATCGAGCACGAAGCCTTCCAGGCACAGACCGAGAACGTGCTGGCCTTCATCGAAGGCACCGACCCGCTGCTCAAGGACGAGGTGGTGGTCCTCTCCTCGCACTACGACCACGTGGGCATGACCAGCGGCGAGGGCGACACCATCTACAACGGCGCCGACGACGACGGCTCGGGCACCGTCGCCATCCTCGAGATCGCCGAGGCGTTCGCACGCGCACGCGCCGACGGATACGGCCCGCGCCGCTCCATCCTCTTCCTCAACGTCAGCGGCGAGGAAAAGGGACTGCTGGGCTCGGCCTACTACGCCGACGAGGAACCCGTCCTCCCCCTCGAGAAGACGGTGACCAACCTGAACATCGACATGATCGGTCGCCGCGACCCCACCTACCCCGGCAACCAGCCCGACAACTACGTCTACATCATCGGCTCGAACCTGATCTCGCAGGAACTGCACGACCTGAACGCACGGGTGAACGAGGTCACCGGGCTGAAGCTGGACCTGCACGAGCGGTTCAACTCGAAGGACGACCCGAACCAGTTCTACCGCCGCAGCGACCACTGGAACTTCGGCAAGCACAACATCCCGTTCATCTTCTATTTCAACGGCACGCACGAGGACTACCACGGCCTCGACGACGAGCCGGACAAGATCGACTACCCGCAGCTGGCCCGGCGCGCGCAGCTGATCTTCGCCACGGCCTGGCAGGTGGCCAACCAGGACAAACGGCCGGCCGTGAGCGGGAAAGGGTTCAACTGA
- a CDS encoding helix-turn-helix domain-containing protein, which produces MTNFEKETPFERLKASIEEMNAHRAGRSELPPENIHFAGEPDPRQIRAQMQLSQEDFAHVLGISVRTLQNWEQGRRRPTGPAMKLLRIAERHPELLLEMA; this is translated from the coding sequence ATGACGAACTTCGAGAAAGAAACCCCCTTCGAGCGGTTGAAAGCTTCCATCGAGGAGATGAACGCGCACCGCGCCGGCCGGAGCGAACTGCCCCCGGAAAACATTCATTTTGCCGGTGAGCCTGACCCCCGCCAGATACGGGCTCAGATGCAGCTTTCGCAGGAGGACTTCGCGCACGTGCTGGGGATCAGCGTTCGCACGCTGCAGAACTGGGAGCAGGGGCGACGGCGGCCGACCGGTCCGGCCATGAAGCTCCTCCGGATCGCAGAGCGCCACCCCGAACTTTTGCTCGAAATGGCCTGA
- a CDS encoding response regulator transcription factor, translating into MSTLPVALPAAPPAHGEPVRPALRMRTRASRSAQVPAVLLVGEALEEAARYGDALARAGFAVTVARNGAEAVDLLAATAPDLVVLDAGAPRSGGLDLCRRLRADDRRGTLLLVLLVEPGREQDRLRALDAGADLVLARSVSPAVLAGQIRALLRSIARFTGAPDVVEVEDLIIDRSRYTVYRKQGDRRITMHLPRQQFELLYFLAAHPGRVFSREELLARLWENSDLMVRTVDVHVRKIRARLGSAYIETVKGIGYRFKEQAG; encoded by the coding sequence ATGTCTACGCTCCCTGTCGCGTTGCCCGCAGCTCCGCCGGCGCACGGCGAGCCGGTGCGCCCGGCCCTGCGCATGCGTACCCGCGCGTCACGTTCCGCTCAGGTCCCGGCTGTGCTGCTCGTCGGCGAAGCGCTGGAGGAGGCGGCCCGGTACGGCGATGCCCTCGCACGGGCGGGCTTTGCCGTTACGGTGGCCCGCAACGGTGCAGAGGCGGTGGATCTCCTCGCCGCGACGGCCCCGGACCTGGTCGTCCTCGATGCCGGGGCGCCGCGTTCCGGTGGCCTCGACCTGTGCCGCCGCCTGCGCGCGGACGACCGCCGGGGCACGCTGCTCCTCGTGCTCCTGGTGGAGCCGGGCCGTGAGCAGGACCGCCTGCGCGCCCTCGACGCCGGGGCCGACCTGGTGCTCGCGCGGTCCGTCTCTCCGGCCGTGCTCGCCGGGCAGATACGCGCCCTGCTCCGCAGCATCGCCCGCTTCACGGGGGCGCCCGACGTCGTCGAGGTCGAGGATCTGATCATCGACCGGAGCCGGTACACCGTCTACCGCAAACAGGGGGACCGGCGCATCACGATGCATTTGCCTCGCCAGCAGTTCGAACTGCTCTACTTTCTGGCCGCGCACCCCGGCCGGGTCTTCTCACGGGAGGAACTGCTGGCACGCCTGTGGGAGAACAGCGATCTGATGGTGCGCACGGTGGACGTGCACGTCCGGAAGATCCGCGCCCGCCTCGGCAGCGCCTACATCGAGACGGTCAAGGGCATCGGCTACCGGTTCAAGGAGCAGGCCGGATAA
- the def gene encoding peptide deformylase: MILPIYTYGQPILREQTEDVTENSEALQQLIDDMIETMHNAAGIGLAAPQVGRRERLFVADLSALADDLAEQGETVPDGPQVFINPEILEETEEETDFEEGCLSIPDLREVVWRPKGIRLRFLDRNFRPREMQVDGMLARVIQHEYDHLEGILFIDHISPFRRRLLRRRLQEMARGQVEADYPILPPNGSGDAR; encoded by the coding sequence ATGATTCTCCCGATCTACACCTACGGCCAGCCGATCCTGCGTGAGCAGACGGAAGACGTGACCGAGAACTCCGAGGCGCTGCAGCAGCTCATCGACGACATGATCGAGACGATGCACAACGCCGCCGGCATCGGGCTGGCGGCCCCGCAGGTGGGCCGCCGCGAGCGCCTCTTCGTGGCCGACCTCTCCGCCCTGGCCGACGACCTGGCCGAACAGGGCGAGACCGTCCCGGACGGGCCGCAGGTGTTCATCAACCCGGAGATCCTCGAGGAAACGGAAGAGGAGACCGACTTCGAGGAGGGCTGCCTCTCCATCCCCGACCTGCGCGAGGTCGTCTGGCGACCGAAGGGCATCCGCCTGCGGTTCCTCGACCGGAACTTCCGGCCCCGTGAGATGCAGGTCGACGGCATGCTCGCCCGGGTCATCCAGCACGAGTACGACCACCTCGAGGGGATCCTCTTCATCGACCACATCAGCCCGTTCCGGCGGCGCCTGCTCCGGCGACGCCTCCAGGAAATGGCCCGCGGCCAGGTCGAAGCCGACTACCCCATCCTCCCTCCGAACGGATCCGGCGACGCACGCTGA
- a CDS encoding M20 metallopeptidase family protein, whose product MRDRIRALADEVFPEVVRLRRAIHRNPELAFEEHETARLVAETLAPLPLEVQTGVARTGVVATLRGGRPGPTLALRADIDALPIHEENTFDFASQNPGKMHACGHDAHTASLLGTAMILARLKDDFPGTVRFLFQPSEEKLPGGAPAMIEAGVLAAGPGYPAPEAVYGQHVRPELRAGQIGVRAGWFMASADELYLTVRAAGGHAAEPHRLPGDAVLVAAHLVVALQSVISRHRPPGVPSVLSLGRLVADGATNVLPATARLEGTFRAMDEAWRLRAHDLIRRVAVHTAAAHGAEVDVDLVVGYPALYNDPAAAARVRDAAIDYAGAENVVDVEPWYAAEDFAYYLHQVPGCFYLLGVGNPEAGITHALHTSRFTIDEEALRLGPGFMAYLAWRHATEAA is encoded by the coding sequence ATGCGTGACCGTATCCGAGCCCTGGCCGACGAGGTGTTCCCCGAGGTCGTCCGGCTGCGGCGGGCGATCCACCGGAACCCGGAGCTGGCCTTCGAGGAGCACGAGACGGCCCGCCTGGTGGCCGAGACGCTGGCGCCGTTGCCGCTGGAGGTGCAGACGGGCGTGGCCCGCACGGGCGTCGTCGCCACGCTGCGGGGCGGGCGGCCCGGCCCCACGCTGGCCCTCCGCGCCGACATCGACGCGCTGCCCATCCACGAGGAGAACACCTTCGACTTCGCCTCGCAAAACCCGGGCAAGATGCACGCCTGCGGGCACGACGCGCACACGGCCTCGCTCCTGGGCACGGCCATGATCCTGGCCCGCCTGAAAGACGACTTTCCGGGCACGGTGCGCTTCCTCTTTCAGCCGAGCGAGGAGAAGCTGCCGGGTGGCGCGCCGGCAATGATCGAGGCGGGCGTGCTGGCAGCCGGTCCCGGCTACCCCGCCCCCGAAGCCGTCTACGGACAACACGTCCGTCCCGAGTTGCGGGCCGGGCAGATCGGCGTCCGCGCCGGCTGGTTCATGGCCTCCGCCGACGAGCTGTACCTGACGGTGCGGGCCGCGGGCGGCCATGCCGCCGAGCCGCACCGCCTGCCGGGCGACGCCGTCCTCGTGGCCGCCCACCTGGTCGTGGCCCTGCAGAGCGTCATCAGCCGGCACCGCCCGCCCGGCGTGCCGAGCGTCCTCTCCCTCGGCCGCCTCGTGGCCGACGGCGCCACCAACGTCCTCCCCGCCACCGCCCGCCTGGAGGGCACATTCCGCGCGATGGACGAGGCCTGGCGCCTCCGGGCGCACGACCTGATCCGCCGCGTGGCCGTCCACACCGCCGCCGCCCACGGCGCCGAGGTGGACGTGGACCTCGTCGTCGGCTACCCGGCCCTGTACAACGACCCCGCCGCCGCCGCCCGCGTCCGTGACGCCGCCATCGACTACGCCGGCGCCGAAAACGTGGTGGACGTGGAGCCCTGGTACGCCGCCGAGGATTTCGCCTACTACCTCCACCAGGTGCCCGGCTGCTTCTACCTCCTCGGCGTGGGGAATCCGGAGGCCGGCATCACGCACGCGCTCCACACCTCCCGCTTCACCATCGACGAGGAGGCCCTGCGCCTGGGCCCGGGTTTCATGGCCTACCTCGCCTGGCGCCACGCCACCGAAGCCGCCTGA
- a CDS encoding M20 family metallopeptidase, whose translation MPSAPSLSPVAEQLLAYLHDRRAPFIDFLQTLVRTESPSFEPARTRAVLDLLAEAFGALAFDVTHLPGRRTGGQLYARPRRRARGTGAQLLLGHADTVWPAGTLDEMPCTLKDGRLYGPGVFDMKAGLAMMVFALRALRDLDRQPALTPLVFVNTDEEIDSIESHRRIERLARVVDRVLVLEPALGPSGKIKTARKGTGEFEIIIHGRAAHAGLAPEEGRSAILELSYVIQQLFALNDPASGVTVNVGTVAGGLRTNVVAPECRLTVDVRVPSRADAERIERRIRGLKPTTPDVTLEIRGGFHRPPLERTPRNRALWQQYQALARELGCTLEEATAGGGSDGNFTSRFTATLDGLGAVGDGAHARHEHIDVDRTLTRCALLARLLVEPPAGAR comes from the coding sequence ATGCCTTCCGCACCGTCCCTCTCCCCCGTCGCCGAACAACTCCTTGCCTACCTGCATGACCGGCGGGCGCCGTTCATCGACTTTCTCCAGACCCTCGTTCGTACCGAGTCACCCTCGTTCGAGCCGGCACGGACGCGGGCCGTGCTCGACCTCCTGGCCGAAGCCTTCGGCGCCCTCGCCTTCGACGTGACGCACCTGCCGGGACGCAGAACGGGCGGGCAGCTCTACGCACGCCCTCGCCGCCGCGCCCGCGGCACCGGAGCCCAGCTCCTGCTCGGTCATGCGGACACGGTCTGGCCCGCCGGCACGCTCGACGAGATGCCGTGCACGCTGAAGGACGGCCGCCTCTACGGGCCGGGCGTCTTCGACATGAAGGCCGGCCTGGCGATGATGGTCTTCGCGCTGCGGGCACTTCGCGATCTCGACCGCCAGCCCGCCCTCACGCCGCTGGTCTTCGTCAACACCGATGAAGAGATCGACAGCATCGAGTCGCACCGGCGGATCGAACGACTGGCACGGGTCGTGGACCGCGTGCTGGTGCTCGAGCCGGCGCTGGGCCCTTCCGGCAAGATCAAGACGGCCCGCAAGGGTACCGGTGAGTTCGAGATCATCATCCACGGGCGGGCCGCCCACGCGGGGCTCGCCCCCGAGGAAGGCCGCAGCGCCATCCTGGAGCTCTCGTACGTCATCCAGCAGCTCTTCGCCCTGAACGATCCGGCCTCCGGCGTCACGGTCAATGTGGGAACCGTCGCGGGCGGCCTCCGCACGAACGTCGTCGCGCCCGAATGCCGCCTGACGGTGGACGTGCGCGTCCCCTCCCGGGCGGACGCCGAACGGATCGAACGCCGGATCCGCGGCCTGAAACCCACCACGCCGGATGTCACGCTGGAGATCCGCGGCGGCTTCCACCGCCCGCCCCTCGAACGGACGCCGCGCAACCGGGCGCTCTGGCAGCAGTATCAGGCCCTCGCCCGGGAACTGGGCTGCACGCTCGAAGAAGCCACGGCCGGCGGCGGGTCCGACGGCAACTTCACGAGCCGCTTCACCGCCACGCTCGACGGCCTCGGTGCCGTCGGCGACGGTGCCCACGCCCGCCACGAACACATCGACGTGGACCGCACATTGACGCGCTGTGCCCTCCTGGCCCGCCTCCTCGTCGAGCCTCCGGCCGGCGCCCGTTGA
- a CDS encoding type II toxin-antitoxin system RelE/ParE family toxin — translation MVFIESSRFSDRRRRYLDDDAFRSLQNLILMHPEQGRLIRGGRGLRKIRFAPSGRGKSGAFRVIYYLAVGESIIYLLDLYSKSDKDDLTPDEIKALAALIKP, via the coding sequence ATGGTATTCATCGAGTCCAGCCGGTTCAGTGACCGACGAAGGCGTTATCTAGATGACGACGCCTTTCGGTCCTTGCAAAATCTCATCTTGATGCATCCCGAACAGGGTCGATTGATCCGTGGGGGGCGCGGCCTGCGCAAGATCCGCTTCGCTCCTTCTGGCCGGGGTAAGAGCGGTGCCTTCCGCGTGATTTACTACCTGGCCGTGGGTGAATCGATAATCTACCTGCTGGACCTCTATTCAAAAAGTGACAAAGACGACCTGACGCCCGATGAGATAAAAGCCCTGGCGGCTCTGATCAAACCATGA
- a CDS encoding DUF2281 domain-containing protein, producing the protein MTETTILQKLRALPPDKRQEVIDFIDFLLQRIAPPASQRTTFYGLWSDLNVDLSADDLDAARRDTWNDFPRPDLP; encoded by the coding sequence GTGACCGAAACAACCATTCTCCAGAAGCTCCGGGCGCTTCCGCCTGATAAACGGCAGGAAGTAATCGACTTCATCGACTTTCTTCTCCAGCGTATCGCACCGCCCGCCTCACAGCGGACCACGTTCTACGGTCTCTGGTCCGACCTGAACGTCGACCTCTCCGCCGACGATCTCGACGCGGCCCGCCGCGACACGTGGAACGATTTCCCCCGTCCCGACCTGCCATGA
- a CDS encoding DUF2461 domain-containing protein has product MDFPPFPGFREEAFAFLRDLKANNLRDWFKPRKEIYEDEVVWPLRCLLLDAAREAAGQGLPLRADPRRSIFRIYRDTRFSKNKDPYKTHAGGVLSRTGDHRSPGVVYVHVEPGASFLGAGFWRPDAALLRAWRHHMTTAPEAFLDLAADLEARGLPLDNGVEMLRRMPRGFEAHADTALAPYLRRKSFVVTRPVDEAALATPDFTATLVAFMEATLPLLAFGWAAETHRPRDRR; this is encoded by the coding sequence ATGGACTTCCCTCCGTTTCCCGGCTTCCGAGAAGAAGCCTTCGCCTTTCTGCGGGATCTCAAGGCCAACAACCTGCGCGACTGGTTCAAGCCGCGCAAGGAGATCTACGAGGACGAGGTCGTCTGGCCGCTGCGGTGCCTTCTGCTGGACGCTGCCCGCGAGGCGGCCGGGCAGGGCCTGCCGTTGCGGGCCGACCCCCGCCGCTCGATCTTTCGCATCTACCGCGACACCCGCTTCTCGAAGAACAAGGATCCGTACAAGACCCACGCGGGCGGCGTCCTCTCGCGCACGGGCGACCACCGCTCCCCCGGCGTGGTCTACGTGCACGTGGAGCCCGGCGCCTCCTTCCTCGGAGCCGGCTTCTGGCGTCCGGACGCCGCGCTGCTCCGCGCCTGGCGTCACCATATGACCACCGCCCCCGAGGCCTTCCTCGACCTTGCCGCCGACCTCGAAGCCCGGGGTCTGCCCCTCGACAACGGCGTCGAGATGCTCCGGCGGATGCCGCGCGGGTTCGAAGCCCATGCCGATACGGCCCTGGCCCCGTACCTCCGGCGTAAGTCGTTCGTCGTCACCCGCCCCGTGGACGAGGCGGCGCTGGCAACACCGGACTTCACCGCCACGCTGGTCGCCTTCATGGAAGCCACCCTGCCCCTGCTCGCCTTCGGGTGGGCCGCCGAAACGCACCGGCCCCGCGACCGCCGTTGA
- a CDS encoding DUF58 domain-containing protein → MSTPDAALRYLDPIVISQLKNMELRARLIVEGFITGLHKSPYHGFSVEFAEHRPYNPGDELRHVDWKVYAKTDRHYVKQYEEETNLRHYVVLDTSPSMRYRHTAPVTKLEYGAYLAAALHFLMIKQRDASGLMAFDERIHTLRPPKSTPGYLRQLLATLQHLADTPPAGQRTSAAAVLNEVAERIARRSLVVVITDLFENIAAHDDLLKALRHLRYRGHEVLVFHVLESETERRFRFPDVPMLFRDLETGEEITLQPAQLRENYAEAVRLFSERFRRRCREFNVDFLELDTAEPYNTALLAYLNKRRTLL, encoded by the coding sequence GTGTCCACACCGGACGCCGCCCTGCGCTACCTCGACCCCATCGTCATCTCGCAACTCAAGAACATGGAGCTGCGGGCACGGCTCATCGTCGAGGGATTCATCACCGGGCTGCACAAAAGCCCCTACCACGGCTTTTCCGTCGAGTTCGCCGAGCACCGGCCCTACAACCCCGGCGACGAGCTGCGGCACGTGGACTGGAAGGTCTACGCCAAGACCGACCGGCACTACGTCAAGCAGTATGAAGAGGAGACGAACCTGCGGCACTACGTCGTGCTGGACACCTCTCCGTCGATGCGCTACCGGCACACGGCCCCGGTGACGAAGCTCGAGTACGGCGCGTACCTGGCCGCCGCCCTGCACTTCCTGATGATCAAGCAGCGGGACGCCTCCGGGCTGATGGCCTTCGACGAACGGATCCATACGCTGCGCCCGCCGAAGAGCACGCCGGGCTACCTGCGCCAGCTCCTGGCCACGCTCCAGCACCTGGCCGACACCCCGCCGGCCGGTCAACGCACCAGCGCCGCCGCCGTCCTCAACGAGGTCGCCGAACGCATCGCCCGCCGCTCGCTCGTGGTCGTCATCACGGACCTGTTCGAAAACATCGCCGCGCACGACGACCTGCTCAAAGCCCTGCGGCACCTGCGCTATCGCGGCCACGAGGTGCTCGTCTTCCACGTCCTCGAGAGCGAGACCGAGCGGCGCTTCCGCTTCCCCGACGTGCCCATGCTCTTTCGCGACCTGGAGACGGGCGAGGAGATCACCCTGCAGCCGGCCCAGCTCCGCGAGAACTACGCCGAGGCCGTGCGCCTCTTCAGCGAGCGCTTCCGCCGCCGCTGCCGCGAGTTCAACGTGGACTTCCTCGAACTCGACACGGCCGAACCCTACAATACGGCCCTGCTCGCCTACCTGAACAAACGCCGCACGCTGCTCTGA